In Dryobates pubescens isolate bDryPub1 chromosome 19, bDryPub1.pri, whole genome shotgun sequence, the sequence GGGGGATCGGGGCGCGGGGGGCCGGGAGCAGCGCCGAGCCGACCCGGGCCGGCCCTCGCCCGCGTCCCTCTCGTGGTTCCGCGGCGGGCGCCGCGCCGGGAGCATATGATGCAATCGGCGGGCGGCCCTGGCTCCGCTCCTCCGGTGAAGTCACGGCTTGGCAGCACCGGGCACCCCAGCGCCATACGcgtggggggaggagaagcagcgcGGCCGCGGACGGGCGGCCCTGGGGCCGCAACCCGCCGGGGAGGGCGGTGGCGGCGCCGCCACAGGCCCGCGGGGGAGGGGCGGGACGGTCCCGGTCCCCGCGGTGGCTCCCGCTCCGCGCCCCGCCTCGCTCCCGGGCGTGCGGGGCTGTGCCGAGGCGTCTCTGGGCGCTTCTGACAGCGGGGCCGGGCGGCCGTGACCGAgtgtggctgcccagggagaggccCAAGAGCGGGGCCCCCCCGCTAGTTCCGGTCCCCCCTCCCGGGGCATCCCGGGAGCCACGGCGCTGCCCTGGCCGCGCTGAATGCCGCGCTTTAACAACTGGTGTTCTTCTTTCCTAGCTTCTGAGTGGAGGTTTGAGTGTCTTGCCAGAGCTCTCTGGGTCCCAACAAGTTGTTGTAGCTCCTGACACAACTTTGACAGCGGCCCCGGCAGCTGGGCTCGGACAGCGGCTGGGGAACAGCCCGGTGCTCCCCGCAGCCGCGGTGCCACGCTGGCTGTATTGCCTCTCCGTACGGGATAAAAACGTTGGGAGTTAAGGAATTAGTTCATGTTCAGCAATAGCTACCTGCATTATAGTTCAAAAGAGTCAGAGTGATGCCTCCTTGCCTCCTGGCATCAGGCAGCGTTTGTGATTCTGCCATCAAAGCTACAAGCCTGCAATTAAAATACCTGCTTCAGATGTTCTGAGCACGCGTTCGGAGGACCTCGAAGCGTGTTTGTCTTGTAAGGTGTTTGGGAAAAAGGAGCTAATGAGCAAAATCTGGGAAGGTGCTGTCAGCCGTGGTAATGTGATagggctgagctgccagccaggggggtGTGAGGCaccttcagctcctgccctgggagagGCCAGGAGACCAGGCAGGAGTGGGCTCTCCCGGGAGTCCTGTGCTGTGTGCAAGGTCAGCTGGACTGAGAGTCAGAGCCTCCTGGGGGAGTCCTACTGAAGCCACGGAAggggccagctcctgctgctcagctgtggctgGTTCTGTGTTAGGGAAGGCAGCTGAGTGAAGCTGTGCAATGGAATTGTCCTGACTGGTGATCAGGGtcggcacagccacagctcagcagaggagcagagtgcTTTGTGTTTTGTGCTGCTAAGTCAGAAACCAAGCCAGCTGACTtgacaaactaaaccaaactaaaacaTCTTTCAGCTTTCTGCCAAAGCAAACATTTGGGAGTTtaatttttgggttttttttcctttttggtgaAAGCAAAGATAATAAAGACTTTGATTTGCTTGGGAGTCTCTGTGGTCCCTGAGGAGTGCTGTGAGACTGTAAGAAccctctctgctgcagaaaaCACCTCTGAGCTCAAAGCTGTGGTGGGTGGCCAGCTGGTGGcccaaggagaggagaaggcagttCTAACTGGCCACTGCAAACACTGCCATGTGCTGGGTGGAACCAGCCTAGGGCtgttgctgagcccagcctaaTGAGCAGCTTTATGGGAACAAGATGCTGGGaaactgctggctcctgctgtgctggggctgtcaccCTGTCACAGGAAACCTGagagaggagctcagcagctgtgcctgtgtAGCGCAGTGTCTGGGAAGTCAACTCCTGAggcctctctgcctgtcccacCTACTGTGTCCTTTGCCTGGCACTTGTGAGAGGCCCTTCTCTGTCTTGTACCTGCTGCCTTTAAACCTCCTTGCAGCACTCCCTGATGGATGCCCCGTGGCACCTCTTGGGGCCCAGGATACCTTCCTTCTTGTCCTGCTGAAGAGCTGACAACTGGTGACAGGGCTCTGGCCTCCAGagaagcaggggcagaggttAGTTTCCAGCCAGGCtgtcagcagccctgcagtAGCCACAGGTTGTGGGTGATGCAGTGCAGATAGTGCTGCTTGCTCTGCACAGGTAGTGGCTGAGCAGGATGGGAGCCAGGTGTCAGCTCCcagatgaggcagcagtgcagacCAGAGGGTGTTCAGGAGGCCATTTGACACAAAATACATCAGTTCCAGGGGGAAGGAAGCGAGGGAGGTCTGTCctagcagggctggaaggcttGTTGTGTGACACTGGttcatcctctgctcctgcctgtgcaCTGCCCAATTCAGGCCATTCACATTTGGAATGGAGCAGGTTTGCCACTGAGCTGCAGGGGAAATGGAAAGATCTGCAGGGAAGGGTAAGCAGTATGAAATAGCCTGGAGAGCACAGAAAGAAACGGTGCCTGGCACCTGGTGACGTGAAGGAGCCTGGTAGATGTCGGGTGGATGCcttcaggagcaggaggcagcccttCGCCTGGACCATCTCCTGAAGCACACCAAGCAGACTGAAAacggcaggggctgcccaggggaagccagcaggcactgcagagggGACAGGAGAGCATCCTGAGAGGACACCAAAGGTAGTGGGAAATGCTGTTCTTAGGGGAGAtcaagcagggctgggtgctctgaCTCTGCACCAGTCCTGTGCTGAAAAATAAAGCTGAGACAAAGCAGTGCGTAGGCACCAAGGGGTGCAGtgtgtgctccccagggagtaGCAGACTTGCCTCTGCACTGGCAGTGCCAGTCTGCTGCCCATGCAGTGACATCTTCCCTGCTGTGCACTCGGCTGACCTGCAGACCCAAACTGCTCATTCACCCTTAGGTGTTTCTTGCAGAAGGTGCTGTAGGAGCTGCAGTGTGGCAGAGAGCAAATACCCAGGTGAGGGGGTGTGCATGGATCTGGCTGTAAGAGTGTCAGAAAGCAGTGCTGAACTCTTGCTGCTCTGGActaggagagctgctgggcaggatggCTGTGGGTGTGCTCACAACTTGCCTGTTCTAAGGGAGAAGACTTCAGAATGTTGCTTTGGAGTAGCATTCAACAGGCTTGCTAGGCTTCCCCcctcagggtgctgagccatagcacagctgcctctgctcccctcctgacAAGCCAGTGTGGAATGGCTGCAACCATTAACCTTTGTGATGGTGCCCGGGCAGgaggtggagcagcagctcaggctgccgaggaaaacaaacaggaacaGTAAACAGCTGCTGAACTCGTGAGCTCGGGGTGACCAGtgccacccagcagctcccccacgAACATCtcaccagctgggcacagcagtgcctgcagccagctcctgtgctgtggctgttgcAAGCCATCAGCCCTGGGCTGGACACTGCCCATGCTGGGTGGTTCCCATTGCCCGCTGCTACCTTCAGCTGCTTGCTTCCCCAGCAGGTCCTCCTGAGGACAGGCAGGGATGgtgtgtggtgctgcagggcacagggctgcaccACTGACCTGCCATCTGAGCTTGGCACCAGGGCTGTTCCAGGGAGGTGCTTCTGCCAGTCTGGCCACTGGGTGCTTTGCCTTGGAGCCATAGGTTGGTGTTTCAGGAACCTGCAAcaaccctgctgtgcttcccctcttttctcccaggcacttGGGTCAAGTTGTGAGGTGAGAAGGGTAGCAGCACTTAGCCTTGCcagggctgtgtccctgcagcagctctggtggagTCCTTCCTATGCCATAGCAGGATCAGAAGCAGGCtgacctcagcagcaggagaacGTAGATGAGAAGGTGTCACGCTCACCAGGCCTGTTTGCCTGCTAGAAAGGGCAGTAGAAaatgagcagggcaggggctgcagcaggagagcagatgtGGGTGAGTCAGCTGTGGCTACTGGCATCTGTGGGTGGCAACAGTGCCCTGGCTGCTATGAGTTATTCCCACGGTGCCATCACCTTAGGTTCATGTCCCACCTGCTTGTCCTGGGCATAGTACAGGTTTAGCTTCTTGTGGTCAGAGGggtccctgggctgcccctcagtcacagccctggcaccacgCTGCCTTTTCCACAGAGGTTCTTTTCTCTGCAACAGTCAGCAGCTTGGACATCATCCTcaaaagcagctgctgtaaGGTGATGGAGGaaaggtctccagagaaaagAGACCAGGGAGGAACTGGAGAGGGCAAGGATCAAGAACTCCTGTTGGTCAAGAGTCAGGCTGTTAATAGGTTTAAGCTGAGGAACTACATATCCAGTCTGAAAATCAAGAGGATTATATAACTGGAGGAAAAGTTAGACAGTGGAACCTGCTGCCAAGACAGAGGTTGTGaaactggagatattcagggctAGGCTAGACACCCATCCAGCAGGGGTGGCTTTGGAATGACTGAGGGAACAATGCAAACAGCCTGACTGCATGACCCAGTAACAGCCCCTTCCAGTCCAAGTATGTCTGAGAGGCTTCAGCAATGCAGTTGGCAGCTTGTCCgcttccagcagagcagggacatgtccttgccagctgtgccagcagtgcctcctgctaaagccaagctgcagcagcctggggccgaGCCCAGCACCTTTAACAGCACTTCTGTTCCTGCTAGGTTCAGCTTGCCCTCGATCCATGTGAAGCCCTGCTGGGAGCCCCTCCTCGAGACCCCCAGCCTCCCGCTGCGTggtgccccagggcagcctgtccagatgaGCAAGGCATCCCCCCAGGCCCCCGGCACGGAGGCCAACGGCGTCAGCGTCATCTACAGCCAGGCGCACGGCAGCGGCCTGCAGCAGGTGCCGCAGCTGGTGCCCGCCAGCCCCGCGGGCGGGGGCAAGGCCgtgccccccagcaggcagggcaagAAGGGCTGCCTGGTGGACAGGAGCAGCGAGGAGTACCGGCAGCGGCGCGAGCGCAACAACATGGCGGTGAAGAAGAGCCGCCTGAAGAGCAAGCAGCGGGCGCAGGACACGCTGCAGAGGGTCACccagctgaaggaggagaaCGAGCGCCTGGAGGCCAAGATCAAGCTCCTGACCAAGGAGCTGAGCGTACTGAAGGACCTGTTCCTGGAGCACGCGCACAACCTGGCGGACAATGTGCAGCCCGCCGGCACTGAGccccccagggccagccccgACAGCAGCGGGCAGTAGGCGCTgccgcagcccctgccctgtgccctgcagctgcctgcagtgaccCGGCACACACTGTCCTCCTGACCTGGCCTCGGGCGCTTTCCCTCCCTCTGGGTTTAACACTGAAGATTTGATACAGTTGCACCAAAAGCCACCTGGGTGCTCTCTGagaccttcccttcctcccaggATCTAcccaaagctgcagagctcagctcacagccagcaggcagcctgctcccagggaaGGGCATTGCCACAGAGGGTCACTTACAGCTGGCATGCTGGGAGGAATCCAGCAGGAGTACCAGAAACTCCTCGCTGGCTGAAATGCCTCTGGGtagctgtggctgtgtctcAGCCCTTAGCTTGCTGTGTTACAGGCTGCAGAAGCCCTGGCTTGGTTGCTTTCCCTGGCCTGTAGATCCATGGAGCACATCCTGCAAAGCACTACTTGTGGCTTTCCTGTCCAGTGgtagctgctggggagggtgtaGCAGTGGTGAGCTGGGTGCTTGCTGGACAACAGCAGTATGCTCTGAGGATATGTACAGGATATGTACAGGCAGTTGGCTGCCcaacagcagctcaggctgaaGCATCCTGCACTAGAGGTCAGGCAGCACACACAAAGGTCACTGATCCTACAAGGCTTTCTGAGAGTGCTGCTTGATCTCTTGTACAGGCTCAGGATGCTTCAGATCCAAGCAGGGCCTCACAAGAGCAAGAAAATGCCCAAATGCTGCCAAACCTGTGCTCTGCAAAGCTGCATTCCTGATGGGGTGCAGGTGTCCGGGAGAACAAAATCTGCAGCTTGCCTAGGGTCAGCCACAGTGCTTGGATCACTGCCCCTTGACACTCAGCTCCACTTCCATGGCTGCTCAGACTTGCAGCCAAGATCTCCAGGTAACCCAAATGGCCCTGGTCTGAGTACCAGATGCAGTGacttgctgcagccagcacacagctctgaagcCTCTTCAGTCTTGGGTTATGTTCAGAACAAGTTTTTACCTGCTAGTGCTGGGTCTTTGCCAGGCCCATAATGCAGTGAGctgcactgcagtgagcagtgcaCAGCAAAGCAGGACCTTTGATGTGAccttaatttattttccttttaaactaTTTCCTTGCTGGTGTGGTTGTGTTCCACTGAAGCAGTGCTGGCTAGTGGCTTGCTGCCCTGTCTGACTCTCCCCACAGGATGCTgtaggatgctgttggcctcgTACCTGTCCttaggaagagaccttggatATTATCTCTATGAAGATGCTGTTAGCAAACCTTACAAAGTTGGGTTTGAATCTAAACTTTTAATACCTACAGAAAAGTTCTATGGATTGTTTTGGATTCTGGTAGTCTTTTTACAAAGATGTCTTTTGGTTCTAGCTGCAGCTTACGTAGGTAGGGTTGAAAGAGCAGCAGCTAATAAAACCTTTTGCTTCTAGTGCTGGCCTCTTGTCCTCTCCCTTTTTGTTGCAGAGGTGCTCACctcaagctgctgcctggggacgtGAGGGCAGCAGGCTCTGTTCCTAGCTTCCACTCAGGCCTGTACCAGTGGAAAGCATCAAAGACTGATTGCAGCTTTGGCTGAACTGTAGCtgtaacacacacaaaagacaTTTTAGACTGAAGATgttgcagctggcaggggagcaggacaCCAAGGACTACAAGGGAAAGCTGACCCAAGAGCATCTGATTTGTTAACctgcagaagcaggagctgctctatcccctggctggctgctctgtgaGCTGGGACAGTGCAGCCTTGACCTGCAGCTGGTTTGAGAGGCTACTGTGGGGTCCTCCCCTAATGACCAGAAGGCAGCTCCCAGTCTCTGGAGCTCCTTTCTGACTGCTGTAAAAGGGTTGTGAAGTCCCTTTGAGTGGGAGCAATCCTGATGCTCTGGAGGGTGACTTCTCCACCTAttgctgctgacagctccaACTCCACTCCTTGTGTAGGCAGCCCCTGAGTGAGGAGCAGTCACCTGCCTGCACAAGGACACTTCTGGCTCAGCAGTCTGCAGCTTGctttggctgcccaggggagcatgcaggctgtgagcagcacatCACTGCAAGTACCTGAATCCATACACCCAAGACAGAACAAATGATCACTTTAAATCTACCCTCATGGAGAGACTGGCTGCAAGGAAGGTGTCAGCCTGTGGTTCTAATGCCCCTCCTGACAAAACaccaaaggcagagctgagattttccttctctttgcccTGAGGCGGAGCGGCCCAGGCTGTGTGACAGCAAAATGCCTCACCTTGGCTCTTCACTGCAAGGCACAGAAGCCCCACACCTAGGTGACCTGGACAAGGCTCTCCTCTTGCTACAGAGAGGCTGGGACCCTTCTCAACACCCTGACTTGCTCAGCATAATGCACTCTGCTCTTGGTGACACTCCATGCCAAGCTGTTTGCACCAAGGGGAAAAGGCCTTTGGGAAACATGGCAGGCAACAGCCTAAGCCACCCTAGTGCAGTCAGAAAGGACCTTGCCCAGCCTCTGTGTCCCCCACTGACACATTCTCTGTGCACTGAGCAGCCCTTGGCCTGGTTTTGGAGGCTCTGCCTCCCTGTCAGGGCAGCGGAACAGCTGAATGCACTTCTTGCTTATGTGGAGAGCTGCCATCATCACAGCACAGGCTCCTGGAAGGGAGGATCAGGTTTCTGTTCAGATGAATGGGGCTGGTTCCAAAGGCAAATGGGAGCTGGTGCTGCACCCCAGACTGAGGCATGGGTGCTTCCCCAGCTCCCGTTtgtgcctccccccagcctggcagagctgccgcTGGGGCACGCAGAGCAGAACCAgttctgcctcctgcagcacccgGATTGCTCGACCtgttctgcagcacagggcccagcatcTGCCAAGGTTACTCACAGCCAGGGGAAGGCCCTGGGTTATGGCTGAGCTGAAACAACTCCAGaactcccttaaaaaaaaaccataaagctgcagagtgctgctttAAAACTGcacccaagcagcagcagggttcaGAAACCACAGGATTGAGCCAGCCcatggctgtgctcagagcatgCCATCGGAAAGCACTTGGGTGTGCAGGGCACAGGCCTGGGCCACAACCACCACCTGGCACTGGGAAACAACCTCCTGAAATTTAGGGGCAGATCAGAGCAGATCAGTTCTTGTACCTGAAAGCCAccaaagcacagcctgatgTCCTCTGCACAAGGACTGCACACCAGGGGTACAAGGCTTGAGTTGccacagcaggaagcagcagcacagctgcacacacaagctgctgctgtcacaccCTTCCCTCCTCACCCCTTCACAGCTGCTACCTCTagcacttccctggcacagagcagtgcccagcagccttTACAGGAACACAACCAAGAGACATTAAACAGGAGTGAAGTCCCCTGGACTGCCCCTCAGTGTGTCTCTCCAGGCCCCTGTTTGAGCACTGGGTCATCAGGCTGttctcccagcacagagcaggttctcatccccaccacagcagcttgtgaCACCACCCAAGCCGTGCTGTGCTGCACCCCTCATGGGAGACAGGCACTCCAGCTGCCACCTGgtcccactgcctgcctgccagttccaggacaggagcagcagaaccCAGGTGCTGAGCTGTTCAAGG encodes:
- the CEBPG gene encoding CCAAT/enhancer-binding protein gamma encodes the protein MSERLQQCSWQLVRFQQSRDMSLPAVPAVPPAKAKLQQPGAEPSTFNSTSVPARFSLPSIHVKPCWEPLLETPSLPLRGAPGQPVQMSKASPQAPGTEANGVSVIYSQAHGSGLQQVPQLVPASPAGGGKAVPPSRQGKKGCLVDRSSEEYRQRRERNNMAVKKSRLKSKQRAQDTLQRVTQLKEENERLEAKIKLLTKELSVLKDLFLEHAHNLADNVQPAGTEPPRASPDSSGQ